A genomic region of Rubrobacter calidifluminis contains the following coding sequences:
- the moaA gene encoding GTP 3',8-cyclase MoaA — MAQLTDSYDRKIDYLRISVTDRCNFRCQYCMPEDIKFQDKSEHLTLDEMLIFAEACLALGITKVRVTGGEPLVRKGVVDFVGGLKSLGFREVTMTTNGFLLRDNLDALVEAGLDRINISLDTLKPEKFAFITRRDHFQRVWDAIMAALETPLSPVKINAVAMRGINDDEIADMARLTLRYPLHVRFIELMPLNGDTDGTRFRKLFISGREILERAQEELGELEPVEKEDPAAPADEFRFAGAPGNFGVITPVSEPFCAMCSRLRLTADGKIHPCLLTDLDVPVKDAIRSPDPIPAIHEVLWHAARIKPPAGQTLPEESRRRTMSQIGG; from the coding sequence CTACCTGAGGATATCGGTCACCGACCGGTGCAACTTCCGCTGCCAGTACTGCATGCCCGAGGACATAAAGTTCCAGGATAAGAGCGAGCACCTCACGCTCGACGAGATGCTCATCTTCGCCGAGGCTTGCCTCGCTTTAGGGATAACCAAGGTGCGCGTGACCGGCGGCGAGCCGCTGGTTCGCAAGGGCGTCGTCGACTTCGTAGGCGGCCTGAAGTCACTCGGCTTCAGAGAGGTCACGATGACGACCAACGGTTTTCTCCTCCGGGACAACCTGGATGCCCTGGTCGAGGCCGGGCTCGACAGGATAAACATCTCCCTCGATACCTTGAAGCCCGAGAAGTTCGCTTTCATAACCCGCCGCGACCACTTCCAGAGAGTCTGGGACGCGATAATGGCCGCGCTCGAGACACCCTTGTCGCCGGTGAAGATAAACGCGGTGGCGATGCGGGGGATAAACGACGACGAGATCGCGGACATGGCCCGGCTCACGCTGCGCTACCCGCTGCACGTGCGCTTCATCGAGCTGATGCCCTTAAACGGCGACACCGACGGCACCCGCTTCCGCAAGCTCTTCATCTCGGGGCGCGAGATCCTCGAGCGGGCGCAGGAAGAGCTCGGCGAGCTCGAACCAGTCGAGAAGGAGGATCCGGCCGCCCCGGCCGACGAGTTCAGGTTCGCCGGCGCCCCGGGCAACTTCGGTGTCATAACCCCGGTCTCCGAACCTTTCTGCGCGATGTGCTCGCGCCTGAGGCTCACGGCCGACGGCAAGATCCACCCCTGCCTGCTCACCGACCTGGACGTGCCGGTGAAGGATGCGATCCGCTCTCCCGACCCGATCCCGGCCATACACGAGGTACTCTGGCACGCCGCCCGCATAAAGCCCCCGGCGGGGCAGACTCTCCCCGAGGAGTCGCGGCGTCGGACGATGAGCCAGATCGGGGGTTAG
- a CDS encoding ATP-dependent Clp protease adaptor ClpS, with product MTQTVPGTKPAKETRSKVTGEPPYRVILHNDDHTPMDHVVYALRKVIPRMSLPRAVSLMLEAHTRGKAVVARCHKELAELYQEGLQNEGLIATIEPDRAG from the coding sequence ATGACGCAGACCGTTCCCGGCACCAAACCGGCGAAGGAGACCCGCAGCAAGGTCACGGGGGAGCCCCCCTACAGGGTCATCCTGCACAACGACGACCACACCCCCATGGACCACGTCGTCTACGCCCTGCGGAAGGTCATCCCGCGCATGAGCCTCCCGCGCGCCGTCTCCTTGATGCTCGAGGCCCACACCAGAGGGAAAGCGGTCGTGGCCCGCTGCCACAAAGAGCTCGCCGAGCTCTACCAGGAGGGGCTCCAGAACGAGGGGCTCATCGCCACCATCGAGCCGGACCGGGCCGGCTAA